In Oryza sativa Japonica Group chromosome 1, ASM3414082v1, the genomic stretch ACTTCCTGACATATCAGCACTCTGCTAACATGTTGCTTCATACAATTTGCTAATGTGCGCTAATATAGGACATAATTTGAAGATATTTGTTGGTGATTGTTTGGTCGTGTACACATAATGGCATCAGTCACAATTGGATTGAGCTTACAAGCCACAATTAATAATGAAAATCTCACATTGACTGAAGTGCTATAGCCATCCCATGATAAGTGCTCTAGTTTATGTGCAATTTTATTGTAGAAATTACTGacataattttcttttcattttttctcaTTAATATGATCTTGCTGAACAGGTGTTCCTCCATATTGCTGCATGATGCCTCATGCCTTGATCAGGGTATTGGTGACTATTGAGCTATATTTACTGTTCTTCACAGGTGGAGGTTGAATTCACTGATGGTAGCTCATTCCATCTGTCAGCTGAATTTCTAAGAGTACATAGTCCAGCAGCTGACAGCAAAATAATATCAGTATCTGGTGAGAAGGTAATTTTCTGCTACGTAGTATATTTTCTATCACTCCATGATACACTTGATCTTATGGAACGTCTGGTTTATGCGCACCTATGCTGGGGTGGAAAATTATGCACATTTTGCTTCTGTAGGGGTACACTTTCTGTTTATAGAGTATAGACCATTCTGCCTATACCCATTTGTTTGGTTTTTTGGTCCTACAAACCTTAAAGCACTAAGCTCAGGACAAATCCTTAATAATACATATAATAGAAAAGTACTTTCTCAAAGTCATGCTTTTTATTCCGACTTTGCTCTCTGCTGTAACAGAAAATGTTATAATGTATTTACTTTGTAACTCCTGATCAGGTTATATTTGGGCGACGGTATGTTGGAATAATGTCAGCTGAATCAGTAGGAAACTATGGAATTCGGTAAGGGTCTTATGATGGGAATATCGTTTGCATGCTAAAAAAATCATGGCACATTTTTCACTTACAATAATAAGGAAATTGGTTGTGGCATCTAGTCGCTTATAAACAATTGGACTTTTCTTCTATAAAAAGAGagatttttgttcttttctcttcaACGCCTGATATGACCAGTTATTTGTGCCACAGGATACTATTTGATGATTTGCACAAGACGGGGATCTTCACATGGGATTACTTGCATCATCTGGGTTCTAAAAAGTTCAGTCTGACGCGAAATTATATCAGAACTTTGAGAAAGCATGGTCTTAGCCGGGATCCTCAGAGAAGGAAATGATGAACACAAACCTTCACTCAGATTCAGATTGTGACACGAGGAAAACTTATGTACGCTTTCCGTACCAAGTCTCAGTAACAGTAATGACTGCTGCTGCCAATGCTGGAGAGCACTAGAACGAGAAATACAGAATGTATGAAACCAGATAATCAACTGCTGAATATAGTAACAGTTTTAGGAATGGCGACTGAATACTGATGATACTCTAGGGTTCATTCTTTGAGGTTTAAGAATGAGGGCTGCTGTTTTGGAGGCTGATGTTTCAGCCCATCCAAAAAGAGCTGCGTGTAGTGCGTGAGATCTACGCGTGTATCTGacggagaaaaagaaacataCGACGTTTCAATTGGCTGGAATGTTTTTGACTCCATGACTCAATGTCGTTGTCCAATTGTTGCTCCGTAGAGCCATGTGATCCGTGCAGCTGTACACGAAACTACGATTTGAGTCGTGATCACAGGCTTACATGTTAACACGAACAGGCATATCAAACGAATACGAATATAGGTTCGAATATAAATGTGAATATGACGCTGACACGAAAAGGTATACTAGACACAAGCTTGAGACTTTCTAGTTAAGGCTAGATAGGCTTACATGCCCATCGTAACAAACTACAACAATTCGAAGAGGGGAACACGAGAGTTTCGACACGTTCCAGTTAGTCAAGCCAATTTTCTAATAATAAAAGGCTACACTTATTTACTACAAATGTAATAGTTAATCTTACATTCTGTCAGATCAAATACATACAGGGAACTAGATAGATGCATCAACGTAAGGGTGTTCTAGAACATTTTACTGAGTCACGTTAATGTTATGGGCCTGACAAGCGAGGCGCTTGAAACATTTTGGCAGTGTTTGGCAAATGTCTaagggaaatgatttcccacccctCTTTAAATcttaaccattcattctccctcatccatttaatcctaacccttcattcatttcccaatcccaatcccatccctcatttcccattatccaaacacaccctttggGGGTAGCATCAGCAGAAAAGTTAGCAAAGAGCATAACAAACGACTTCATCCTCCTGCAATATGCAGTTCAATAATAAGTTATGGCAATTCATAATTTCTTTTGGTGAGAATGCAAATCCATAGTTTTAACAGCTTTAGGTTTGGAAGAGAGTTTCGAGCTCAGAGAATACCTTCAGACGAAGTGATGAATGAATCCAATCATCTTTGCTTTGAAGGGACCGTTCGTGTCACAGTGGACACCCCATCAACAAATTTCGTTCGGAATATCACATTTGCGTTGTTGAACATGCCCTCTTTTAGTGAGACAACTATGAACTGAAAATGTAGTAGCACCAATTTTCAGAACCCTGAACTCCAATGATGAAATAAATTTGCCTAGTATATGCATTTGTAAATTGTGTGCAAGGATGTGAATTGTGAACTGTCACATGATTGCATCTTTGGAGCAAGCTGGGCACATACCTGGGAGTGCGGAAAATGCGCCTTGATCATTCTaccaatgttttgtgtatgGCTCAGATCTAGGGCAGCATCAACCTGCAGTATAGGAACCACAACATCAACTCTTTCCCTTTAGACACTTTCAGTTCAAGACATAGCTTTT encodes the following:
- the LOC4325019 gene encoding uncharacterized protein; translated protein: MAMGAAVRRMHAAAAAAAAAQPPRLTKLALHPPRSVEVEFTDGSSFHLSAEFLRVHSPAADSKIISVSGEKVIFGRRYVGIMSAESVGNYGIRILFDDLHKTGIFTWDYLHHLGSKKFSLTRNYIRTLRKHGLSRDPQRRK